Proteins found in one Lutimonas zeaxanthinifaciens genomic segment:
- a CDS encoding DUF3108 domain-containing protein, translating to MIRFFLFFFFFTLNFYAQPDTLSFQRGEFLKYKIQYGLLNAGFATVELKSENSKSDTLIHAVGKGWTTGMVGFLFPVEDRYESYFTENELKPKYFVRKVSEGGYTQDKELTFDYVKHQAFEVNHKKGTEKSYFIQNDIQDMLSSFYYMRRFNFDILKANDSIDVNMFFDGKMNPIKLIVLGREKVKTRYGKLDAIKVRPLVLKGRVFKDEENVTIWISDDHNKIPLKIKASLIVGSAKAELVEYNGLVHPFP from the coding sequence ATGATAAGGTTTTTTCTTTTCTTTTTCTTTTTTACACTGAATTTTTACGCTCAGCCGGACACCTTATCCTTTCAGCGTGGTGAATTCCTCAAATATAAGATCCAATATGGTTTGTTGAACGCCGGTTTTGCAACCGTTGAACTCAAATCTGAAAATTCCAAAAGCGATACCCTTATCCATGCGGTTGGTAAAGGGTGGACAACCGGTATGGTTGGGTTTTTATTTCCTGTGGAAGATCGCTACGAAAGTTATTTTACTGAAAATGAACTTAAACCTAAATACTTTGTTCGTAAAGTCAGTGAAGGAGGCTACACACAGGATAAGGAATTAACCTTTGATTATGTAAAACATCAGGCATTTGAGGTGAATCATAAGAAAGGAACCGAAAAATCGTATTTTATTCAGAATGACATTCAGGATATGCTTTCCTCGTTTTACTATATGAGGCGATTTAATTTTGACATATTGAAAGCAAATGATTCAATTGATGTGAATATGTTTTTCGATGGTAAAATGAACCCTATTAAGCTTATTGTTTTAGGTCGAGAAAAGGTAAAGACTCGATATGGCAAACTGGACGCGATTAAGGTCAGGCCACTTGTCCTTAAGGGAAGAGTTTTTAAGGACGAAGAGAATGTCACTATTTGGATCAGTGACGACCACAACAAGATCCCATTAAAAATCAAGGCTTCATTGATTGTTGGGTCGGCCAAGGCCGAATTAGTTGAATATAATGGATTAGTTCATCCCTTTCCGTGA